In one window of Canis lupus baileyi chromosome 12, mCanLup2.hap1, whole genome shotgun sequence DNA:
- the LOC140601939 gene encoding kanadaptin-like translates to MADSPSPSESLASQERSDDFKKPTLPVPPVVRGKAPATSPSNPEEVKKERPTALPEPDPGEPDVPPVQPDSGDTRSPPTEQPRPPSAAPSAGGPARAPPYREPPWGGPASAPYSLETLKGGTILGTRSLKGTSCCLFGRLSSCDVCLEHPSVSRYHAVLQHRAAGLEGECDGQGPGFYLYDLGSTHGTFLNKTRIPPRTYRRVHVGHVLRFGGSTRLFLLQGPEEDREAESELTVTQLKELRKQQQMMLEKKMLGEDSDEEEVDTTERKRNTSSQDDEMGCTWGMEVPA, encoded by the exons ATGGCTGATAGTCCCTCTCCGTCCGAGTCGCTGGCTTCGCAAGAGCGCAGTGATGACTtcaagaaaccaaccctgccggTGCCCCCGGTCGTGCGGGGCAAAGCTCCGGCCACCAGTCCTTCGAACCCTGAGGAGGTAAAGAAGGAAAGGCCCACGGCGCTGCCAGAGCCCGACCCCGGGGAGCCCGACGTCCCGCCAGTCCAGCCCGACAGCGGGGACACCAGGAGTCCACCGACGGAGCAGCCGCGGCCCCCCTCAGCGGCTCCTTCAGCTGGCGGCCCGGCCCGGGCTCCCCCTTACCGGGAGCCGCCGTGGGGCGGCCCCGCCTCGGCCCCCTACAGCCTAGAGACGCTCAAGGGCGGCACCATCCTTGGCACCCGCAGCTTGAAAGGGACGAGTTGCTGCCTCTTCGGGAGGCTGTCTAGCTGCGACGTGTGCCTGGAGCACCCTTCGGTGTCCCGGTACCACGCCGTGCTGCAGCACAGGGCGGCCGGCCTCGAAGGAGAATGCGACGGCCAAGGGCCGGGCTTCTACCTTTACGATCTGGGAAGCACCCACGGCACTTTTCTTAACAAAACCCGCATCCCACCCCGCACCTATCGTCGCGTCCACGTCGGGCACGTTCTTCGCTTTGGAGGCAGCACCCGGCTCTTTCTTCTTCAG GGACCAGAGGAAGACCGAGAGGCAGAATCCGAGCTGACCGTAACGCAACTGAAGGAATTGCGCAAGCAGCAGCAAATGATGTTGGAGAAGAAGATGTTGGGAGAAGACTCGGATGAGGAAGAAGTGGACACCACcgaaaggaagagaaatactaGTAGTCAAGATGATGAAATGGGCTGTACCTGGGGAATGG AAGTTCCAGCATGA
- the LOC140601937 gene encoding STAGA complex 65 subunit gamma-like encodes MLRYWGEIPISSSQTNRSSFDLLPREFRLVEVHDPPLHQPSANKPKPPTMLDIPSEPCSLTIHTIQLIQHNRRLRNLIATAQAQSQQQTEGVKTEESEPLPSCPGSPPLPDDLLPIDCKNPNAPFQIRHSDPESDFYRGKGEPVTELSWHSCRQLLYQAVATILAHAGFECANESVLETLTDVAHEYCLKFTKLLRFAVDREARLGQTPFPDIMEQVFHEVGIGSVLSLQKFWQHRIKDYHSYMLQISKQLSEEYERIVNPEKATEDTKPVKIKEEPVSDITFPVSEELEADLASGDQSLPMGVLGAQSERFPSNLEVEASPQASSTEVNASPLWNLAHVKMEPQESEEGNVSGHGVLGSDVFEEPMSGMSEAGIPQSPDDSDSSYGSHSTDSLMGSSPVFNQRCKKRMRKI; translated from the exons ATGTTGAGATACTGGGGAGAGATACCCATCTCATCAAGCCAGACCAACAGAAGTTCTTTTGATTTGCTCCCACGGGAGTTCCGTCTAGTGGAAGTCCATGACCCACCACTGCACCAGCCCTCAGCCAACAAGCCCAAGCCCCCTACAATGTTGGACATCCCCTCAGAGCCATGCAGCCTCACCATCCATACTATTCAGCTGATCCAGCACAACCGACGTCTGCGCAATCTCATTGCCACAGCTCAGGCCCAGAGTCAGCAACAGACAGAAGGTGTAAAGACCGAAGAGAGTGAACCTCTTCCCTCTTGCCCTGGGTCACCTCCTCTTCCTGATGACCTCCTGCCTATAGATTGTAAGAATCCCAATGCACCATTCCAGATCCGGCACAGTGACCCAGAGAGTGACTTTTATCG CGGGAAAGGGGAACCGGTGACTGAACTCAGCTGGCACTCCTGCCGGCAGCTTCTCTACCAGGCAGTGGCCACAATCCTGGCCCATGCAGGCTTCGAGTGTGCTAATGAAAGTGTCCTGGAGACCCTTACTGATGTGGCACATGAATATTGCCTTAAATTCACCAAGTTGCTGCGCTTCGCTGTGGATCGGGAAGCCCGGCTGGGGCAGACTCCTTTCCCTGACATTATGGAGCAAGTATTCCATGAAGTGGGCATTGGCAGTGTGCTCTCCCTCCAGAAGTTCTGGCAGCACCGAATCAAGGACTATCACAGTTACATGCTACAG ATTAGTAAGCAACTATCTGAGGAGTATGAAAGGATTGTCAACCCTGAGAAGGCCACAGAGGACACTAAACCTGTAAAGATCAAGGAAGAACCTGTGAGCGACATCACATTCCCTGTCAGTGAGGAACTGGAGGCTGACCTTGCTTCTGGAGACCAGTCACTGCCCATGGGAGTCCTCGGGGCTCAGAGTGAGCGCTTCCCATCTAACCTGGAAGTTGAGGCTTCACCACAGGCTTCAA GCACAGAGGTAAATGCTTCCCCTCTTTGGAATCTGGCCCATGTGAAAATGGAGCCTCAAGAGAGTGAAGAAGGCAATGTGTCTGGGCATGGCGTGCTGGGCAGTGATGTCTTCGAGGAGCCCATGTCCGGGATGAGTGAAGCCGGGATCCCTCAGAGTCCTGATGACTCAGACAGCAGCTACGGTTCCCACTCCACTGATAGCCTCATGGGGTCCTCCCCTGTTTTCAACCAGCGCTGCAAGAAGAGgatgaggaaaatataa
- the LOC140601938 gene encoding GPN-loop GTPase 1-like isoform X3: MWLIWTRLYMKYPFLPILVMKFIEKAQNMSKYVLIDTPGQIEVFTWSASGTIITEALASSFPTVVIYVMDTSRSTNPVTFMSNMLYACSILYKTKLPFIVVMNKTDIIDHSFAVEWMQDFEAFQDALNQETTYVSNLTRSMSLVLDEFYSSLKVVGVSAVLGTGLDELFVQVTSAAEEYEREYRPEYERLKKSLANAQSQHQKEQLERLRKDMGSVALDTGTATDSLSPALDPSDLILTRGTLDEEDDEADSDTDDIDHRVTEESREEPAFQNFMQESMAQYWKRNNK; encoded by the exons gtgATGAAATTTATTGAGAAGGCCCAGAACATGTCTAA ATATGTCTTGATTGACACACCTGGACAGATTGAGGTTTTCACGTGGTCAGCTTCTGGGACAATCATTACTGAAGCCCTG GCATCCTCATTTCCCACAGTTGTCATATACGTCATGGATACATCAAGAAGTACCAATCCAGTGACCTTCATGTCCAATATGCTCTATGCCTGCAG CATCTTGTACAAAACCAAGCTGCCTTTCATTGTGGTTATGAATAAA ACTGACATCattgatcacagctttgcagtGGAATGGATGCAAGATTTTGAAGCTTTCCAAGATGCCTTGAATCAAGAGACTACATACGTCAGTAACCTGACTCGTTCAATGAGCCTGGTGTTGGATGAGTTTTACAGCTCACTTAAG GTGGTGGGTGTGTCTGCTGTTCTGGGTACAGGCTTAGATGAACTCTTCGTGCAAGTCACCAGTGCTGCAGAAGAATATGAAAG GGAGTATCGTCCTGAATATGAACGTCTGAAGAAGTCACTG GCCAATGCACAGAGCCAGCATCAGAAGGAACAACTGGAACGCCTTCGGAAAGATATGGGCTCTGTAGCCTTGGACACAGGGACTGCCACAG ACAGCTTATCTCCTGCACTTGACCCTTCTGACTTGATCCTGACTCGGGGAACTTTGGATGAAGAGGATGACGAAGCCGACAGTGATACTGATGATATTGATCACAGAG TTACAGAGGAAAGCCGTGAAGAGCCAGCATTCCAGAATTTTATGCAAGAATCAATGGCACAGTACTGGAAGAGAAACAACAAGTAG